In the genome of Hymenobacter cellulosivorans, one region contains:
- a CDS encoding UbiA family prenyltransferase — MLLAYRRALPLLRIPFSVYLMPVYWFGLSALPRAVDGVRALGVFIVLHLLAYPASNGYNSYYDRDEGSIGGLKQPPKVSEELIHLVWLFDALAVLGGWLLSPLFAALVAVYLLISKAYSYEGIRLKKYPFLSTFVVVVFQGAYTFLMTQVGAGADSSAILEPTNLLLALVSTLFLCGSYPLTQVYQHQEDRQRGDLTLSLWLGLRGTFVFAAVGLLSGALLLAFTYWQRDELRNLLIFLVATGPVIVLFGRWAWAVWHSPAAADFEHTMRMNQVSSLCLSAAFMLMFFWALLADNSSLAATVNSTLPLCATYLGG; from the coding sequence ATGCTGCTTGCTTACCGCCGGGCGCTGCCCTTGCTGCGCATTCCCTTTTCCGTGTACCTGATGCCCGTCTACTGGTTTGGACTGAGCGCGCTGCCCCGGGCTGTGGATGGAGTCCGGGCCCTGGGCGTGTTCATCGTGCTGCACCTGCTAGCCTATCCGGCTTCGAACGGCTATAACTCCTACTACGACCGGGACGAAGGCAGTATCGGCGGGCTCAAGCAGCCGCCCAAGGTTTCTGAGGAGCTGATTCACCTGGTGTGGCTCTTCGACGCGCTGGCCGTGCTGGGCGGCTGGCTCCTGTCGCCGCTGTTTGCGGCCCTGGTGGCGGTGTATCTGCTGATTTCGAAAGCCTACAGCTATGAGGGTATCCGGCTCAAGAAATACCCGTTTCTGAGCACGTTCGTGGTGGTGGTGTTTCAGGGAGCCTACACATTTCTTATGACCCAAGTGGGTGCCGGAGCCGATTCATCGGCTATTCTAGAGCCCACCAATCTGCTGCTGGCCTTGGTCAGCACGCTGTTCCTCTGCGGGTCTTACCCGCTTACCCAGGTCTATCAGCACCAGGAAGACCGGCAGCGGGGCGACCTGACGCTGAGCTTGTGGCTGGGGCTGCGCGGCACCTTTGTCTTTGCCGCCGTGGGTTTGCTGAGCGGGGCGCTGCTGCTGGCTTTCACCTATTGGCAGCGCGACGAGCTCCGTAATCTGCTAATTTTTCTGGTGGCTACCGGGCCGGTCATCGTGCTGTTTGGGCGCTGGGCCTGGGCCGTGTGGCACAGCCCCGCCGCTGCTGACTTCGAGCATACGATGCGCATGAACCAGGTGTCGTCGTTGTGCCTGAGCGCGGCCTTTATGCTGATGTTTTTCTGGGCGCTGCTAGCTGATAATAGTAGCCTAGCTGCCACCGTTAACTCAACACTACCGCTCTGCGCTACGTATTTGGGCGGATAA
- a CDS encoding DsbA family protein yields the protein MEQTPDLPEILYIFDPLCGWCYGMSPVIERIQNEFAGRLTVSVLSGGMVTGENVGPIRQDWDYISVALEQVEKVAGVEFGRAFRELGAEGSRRQDSEPPSRALTVFRQLDPYNQTASFAHALQQAYFGEGKDLNDPDTYAVLAADFGLNVAEFQRRWALPETAQATRQEFAAVGRIGVQGFPTTILRVGNQGYLLARGFMPYDAFTSSVEQALQQAQEEGAK from the coding sequence ATGGAACAAACGCCCGACCTGCCCGAAATCCTCTACATCTTCGACCCACTCTGCGGCTGGTGCTACGGCATGAGCCCGGTGATAGAGCGTATCCAAAACGAGTTTGCCGGCCGCCTGACCGTGTCGGTGCTGAGCGGAGGCATGGTGACGGGCGAGAATGTCGGCCCGATTCGTCAGGACTGGGACTACATCAGCGTGGCCCTGGAGCAGGTGGAGAAAGTGGCCGGCGTCGAGTTTGGGCGGGCTTTCCGGGAGTTGGGCGCCGAGGGCAGCCGCAGGCAGGACTCTGAGCCGCCGAGCCGGGCCCTGACCGTTTTCCGCCAGCTCGACCCCTACAACCAAACGGCCAGCTTTGCCCACGCATTGCAGCAGGCCTATTTCGGGGAAGGCAAAGACCTCAACGACCCGGACACCTACGCCGTGCTGGCTGCCGATTTTGGCTTGAATGTGGCCGAGTTTCAGCGGCGTTGGGCCTTGCCCGAAACCGCCCAGGCTACGCGCCAGGAGTTTGCAGCCGTGGGCCGTATCGGGGTACAAGGATTTCCCACGACCATTCTGCGCGTCGGCAACCAGGGCTACCTGCTGGCCCGCGGCTTCATGCCTTACGACGCCTTCACCAGCAGCGTGGAGCAGGCGCTGCAGCAGGCCCAGGAAGAAGGAGCTAAGTAA